The genomic stretch TATGACTGAAATGGAATTACTACGACAACAATCATATGTGTGCCCATGGATACAAGGAATATGACCAGTGGAATTATTATGCAGAAATGGAGCTCTTTCACAGCTTCATACAGACCAATTTCAAACAGCAGCTATAAAATCTTGACTTAATTCAAATGTATATGatttttttctgttgcatttATGACATTGACAGTTTCTCACTACACTTGAATTCTTCAGGACATTATCTTCTCAAGTGAACCCCTCAGGGATCACATGTCAAAACTAACCAGCTTTGAATGCACGGCGTCAGATTTCCCAGAATAATATCTCTCGTGGATATTCAAGATTGGGAAGCAAAATGTCTGTCCAAAGGCATCGCTGCTGAATCTTTGAATGCagtcaatataaataaacagtaaattgAATAACAGGATAGTGTTTCTGGATTGGCAGGCTATCAGGACTGTGCAACCGGAGCACCTTGCCCAGTTTGATCTAATGAAAgaggtgagagtgagagtgtacACCTTGCTGACTGGACCCTGCATCGGCGGCACTATGGTCAAGAGCACGCGCTACACTGAACTGGTCCAGAAACCTTCCAGCACAGGTCAGGGCTTGGGGGGTCTAAATGGTGGCATATACATCAGAACGAGATATTTGTATGAATTGTCACTGATTGGTTTTAATGACCTTTCTACCTCTAGGTGTTGCAGGAACTGCAGTCCAGGATTTTGTCTGCGTGTACCATAACAGGCAATACCTGGAGTGCAACTGGGGAGGAAACCCAAAGATGCCTGCCAACTCCCGACAAAATCTGTATTTCTGGTATGTTATGGGCCCATCAAAGACATGTTTAGCCATTTCATAGGAGGTCAGTCGCATCACCTATTTGGTCAAGACTTTAGAGATCCCCTGAGCATGAACCTAAACAACGTCAGTGATTACTTCATTTGTTTACATATACCTTCATGCTAAGATCGTCTCAATTATGATCAAGGCCATTGTTCtttgaataattaaaatgatggtAATCATATTGGCAAAACCTCCAAAAAAACCTCAACAAAACAGTCTAAATGAATAGATAGCGCCCATTGAAGCAATGTGTTATGTGATCTGTCTCTTCCCAAGGCACAAAGGGCTGAAGCAGGCAGATGAATGCCCGAAATATCTTATTTCGGACGGAACCAGGAGCGGCTGCAACTTCACAGGAAACTCCCTCCCGGAGTTCTCTGATATAAACTTCTGTATAAATGGCTCCTCTCCTGAAGGCCCCCTGAAAACTACATTCTTCTCCTTGCAAATCCAAAACAAAAGTACGTGAAGGCTTTCCTTTACATGGAAACTCCATGTAAAGTATAGTGATTATTATGACCCTTGTGTTTGCTCCACTGTGATCTCAGTCCTCCTGTCAAATAAGTCAAGTAATTGATTTAATGTTGCAGTGAAGCTTGAAACTACAGAGGAGCTGCATCTGGAAACAGGTCCAGGCAAGCAACTGAAACTGCACTGGGAAGCTCCCGTTTGGAACAGTCCTGGTCATTGTCTTGAATGGGAGGTGGAACACAAACAAGAGGGACCCAATGGGAAAATTGCTACGGTACGTAATATGAGCAGTTCtgcttcagtgtttcagtgtatAGCTTTCCACATCTGTCGATTGTTCAGCTGCAAGAGGGATATAGGTTATGCAGAAAACAGGAATTAGACTGCAGTGAGAGGCATGAAAGCATAGAGGGAAGAGTCAAATAATCAAATGATCCCTAAACGGCAAGAGCATGTTTTTTTGAAGTGTCGACAAGGCAGGCAGACTGGTATACTTAAAAGATCAATTTTAAGTATCCGAGTCCAGAAGCAGGCAGGTGTAACAGCCAGAACAAATACATGAACGCCATACAGGAATAAATGTTGAGCtaaatgaagaaagaaatgttgatTTAACACATCTTAAAGTCAGTTTAGGCATTGGGCTATGTGTGTTGGCTCTCTaactcaaatgtgtattttattctaaTCATTTCTTTACTCATTTTTGTGATTGACAGAAGCAGATTTCAACCAAGCAGATGAGCCTCACTCTGCCCTTCGAACACGACAGTCAGAGAAACTGCTTCAGGGTTCGGTCCAAGGTGAACAAATATTGTGCAGAAAGGAGCTTTTGGAGTGAGTGGAGCCGTCCGATATGTCACCCAGGTAATTATCCTTCAATTTACCATTTAACATTTAGTTTTCATTATTACAAAGAAAACCTGAAAATATAATTTCTAGCATAAAATCAGTTCATCTGATTGTGACAAACAAACTTATTGTCAAACTTTCCCAGTCAGTCTTTGTCTGGATGTTCCCTTGAGATTTATGCAGCAATGTGTCGTAGTCATagaaatgacattaaaaaaaccaGAAGCTTTTATGATACCTTAAATTCCTGGGAGATCTATATGTAATCAGACTTTTCATATGATTAATTCAAAGTGTTTCCAGTTatagaaatttaaaaaaaaacaacgagtACTCATGAG from Cyclopterus lumpus isolate fCycLum1 chromosome 14, fCycLum1.pri, whole genome shotgun sequence encodes the following:
- the il13ra2 gene encoding interleukin-13 receptor subunit alpha-2 isoform X2 — its product is MASKSWMTLMLLLLITWPESTSCDGQTDPPEDLVISDLGHLGHLQIRWSPPASFMNMTECSKLYQLEYFNTYKNSWTAIRTVQPEHLAQFDLMKEVRVRVYTLLTGPCIGGTMVKSTRYTELVQKPSSTGVAGTAVQDFVCVYHNRQYLECNWGGNPKMPANSRQNLYFWHKGLKQADECPKYLISDGTRSGCNFTGNSLPEFSDINFCINGSSPEGPLKTTFFSLQIQNKMKLETTEELHLETGPGKQLKLHWEAPVWNSPGHCLEWEVEHKQEGPNGKIATISTKQMSLTLPFEHDSQRNCFRVRSKVNKYCAERSFWSEWSRPICHPENKEVAPEPGWDMVPIYVYIAVAITAILVLSLCVGLVFRRISRRVKKPDSLLTNLFTRNAVGSAREA
- the il13ra2 gene encoding interleukin-13 receptor subunit alpha-2 isoform X1, producing the protein MASKSWMTLMLLLLITWPESTSCDGQTDPPEDLVISDLGHLGHLQIRWSPPASFMNMTECSKLYQLEYFNTYKNSWTAIRTVQPEHLAQFDLMKEVRVRVYTLLTGPCIGGTMVKSTRYTELVQKPSSTGVAGTAVQDFVCVYHNRQYLECNWGGNPKMPANSRQNLYFWHKGLKQADECPKYLISDGTRSGCNFTGNSLPEFSDINFCINGSSPEGPLKTTFFSLQIQNKMKLETTEELHLETGPGKQLKLHWEAPVWNSPGHCLEWEVEHKQEGPNGKIATKQISTKQMSLTLPFEHDSQRNCFRVRSKVNKYCAERSFWSEWSRPICHPENKEVAPEPGWDMVPIYVYIAVAITAILVLSLCVGLVFRRISRRVKKPDSLLTNLFTRNAVGSAREA